One stretch of Rhinolophus ferrumequinum isolate MPI-CBG mRhiFer1 chromosome 3, mRhiFer1_v1.p, whole genome shotgun sequence DNA includes these proteins:
- the ARG1 gene encoding arginase-1: protein MSSKPKSIGIVGAPFSKGQPRGGVEEGPKVLRKAGLLEKLKEQECDVKDYGDLPFADVPNDSPFQIVKNPRSVGKANEQLAGVVAEVKKSGRTSLVLGGDHSLAIGSISGHARVHPDLCVIWVDAHADINTPQTTSSGNLHGQPVSFLLKELKGKIPDIPGFSWVTPCISAKDIVYIGLRDVDPGEHYILKTLGIKYFSMTEVDKLGIGKVMEETLSYLIGRKKRPIHLSFDVDGLDPSFTPATGTPVIGGLSYREGLYITEEVYKTGLLSGLDIMEVNPSLGKTPEEVTRTVNTAVAVTQACFGVAREGNHKPLDYLNPPK from the exons ATGAGTTCCAAGCCCAAATCCATAGGGATCGTCGGAGCTCCTTTCTCCAAGGGACAG cCACGAGGAGGAGTGGAAGAAGGCCCTAAGGTATTGAGAAAGGCTGGCCTGCTtgagaaactgaaagaacaaG agTGTGATGTAAAAGATTATGGGGACCTGCCCTTTGCTGATGTCCCCAATGACAGTCCCTTCCAAATTGTGAAGAATCCAAGGTCTGTGGGAAAAGCAAACGAGCAGCTGGCCGGTGTGGTGGCAGAAGTCAAGAAGAGTGGAAGGACCAGCCTGGTCCTGGGTGGAGACCACAG TTTGGCGATTGGCAGTATATCTGGCCATGCCAGGGTCCACCCGGATCTCTGTGTCATCTGGGTGGATGCTCACGCCGACATCAACACTCCACAGACAACCTCAAGTGGGAACTTACATGGACAACCTGTGTCTTTCCTTTTGAAGGAACTAAAGGGAAAG ATCCCAGATATACCAGGATTCTCCTGGGTGACTCCCTGCATATCTGCCAAAGATATTGTGTATATTGGCCTGAGAGACGTGGACCCCGGAGAACA CTACATTTTGAAAACTCTGGGTATTAAATACTTTTCAATGACTGAAGTGGATAAACTGGGAATTGGCAAGGTGATGGAAGAAACACTCAGCTATCTAATAGGAAG aaagaaaaggccaaTTCATCTGAGCTTTGATGTTGATGGACTGGACCCATCTTTCACACCAGCCACCGGCACACCAGTCATCGGAGGTCTGTCTTACAGAGAAGGCCTCTACATTACAGAAGAAGTTTACAAAACAG GGCTGCTCTCAGGATTAGATATAATGGAAGTGAACCCATCTCTGGGGAAGACACCAGAAGAAGTAACGCGAACAGTCAACACCGCAGTAGCAGTAACCCAGGCTTGTTTTGGAGTTGCCCGGGAGGGTAATCATAAGCCTCTTGACTACCTTAACCCACCTAAGTAA